A region of Deinococcus cellulosilyticus NBRC 106333 = KACC 11606 DNA encodes the following proteins:
- a CDS encoding class I SAM-dependent methyltransferase has protein sequence METSQHSAFEATLPHSREWYQALASNQGQYAYPWKQVLSAPGGEDWFSHLLEQSLSSEKRVLEAGCAHAPDARRFAHLTASWTGYDWMEGFLVEARKHVPGGHFVCWDGKSDVPDGLKGAYDVLVSRRGPTSFLNHIKTFAAPGAHMLCVYPTEDIRTKVLHQLEQVQADVLGEWTFRTRGFLPEFQDFLLYQRWHGDSHSEAELEQTWDSQATPAGFPILEERYVVQARMG, from the coding sequence ATGGAAACTTCACAACATTCTGCATTTGAAGCCACCCTTCCCCATTCCCGAGAATGGTACCAGGCTCTGGCATCCAACCAGGGCCAGTACGCCTACCCCTGGAAGCAGGTGCTTTCTGCTCCGGGAGGGGAAGACTGGTTTTCCCATCTGCTGGAGCAGAGCCTCTCTTCAGAGAAGCGTGTGCTGGAAGCAGGCTGTGCCCATGCTCCAGATGCCCGTCGGTTTGCCCATCTGACCGCTTCATGGACGGGCTATGACTGGATGGAAGGATTTCTGGTGGAGGCCAGGAAGCATGTACCCGGAGGGCATTTTGTCTGCTGGGATGGGAAGTCGGATGTTCCTGATGGTTTAAAGGGAGCCTATGATGTGCTGGTGTCCAGAAGAGGTCCGACCAGCTTTCTGAACCACATCAAAACTTTTGCCGCTCCCGGGGCGCACATGCTTTGTGTTTATCCCACAGAGGACATCCGCACAAAAGTGTTGCACCAGCTGGAGCAGGTTCAGGCAGATGTGCTGGGAGAATGGACCTTCAGGACCAGAGGATTTCTGCCTGAGTTTCAGGATTTCCTGCTGTACCAGCGCTGGCATGGAGATTCACATTCAGAGGCAGAGCTTGAACAGACCTGGGACAGCCAGGCCACACCTGCAGGTTTTCCCATTCTGGAAGAGCGCTATGTGGTTCAGGCCCGGATGGGCTGA